From Skermanella sp. TT6, a single genomic window includes:
- a CDS encoding transposase yields MSLSSLVTLSSLIDDAKCYELVRQHRWPEGVRCPHCDSASVTRHGHDDTQRHRQRYRCKQCQSRFDDLTGTVLAGRHQPLRVWLLCLYFLGLNLSNRQIAHELDLNEDDVQVMAEQVRSGLVAKMPAVRLEGTVEADEVYVVAGHKGNPAAVAKKTGLGGAVA; encoded by the coding sequence ATGTCCTTGTCATCCCTGGTGACCCTCTCGTCGCTGATCGACGACGCGAAATGCTACGAGCTGGTGCGCCAGCATCGGTGGCCCGAGGGTGTCCGCTGCCCGCACTGTGACAGCGCCTCGGTGACTCGCCACGGCCATGACGACACGCAGCGGCATCGGCAGCGCTACCGGTGCAAGCAGTGCCAGAGCCGCTTCGATGATCTAACCGGCACCGTTCTGGCCGGACGTCACCAGCCGCTTCGGGTCTGGCTGCTGTGCCTTTACTTCCTGGGGCTCAACCTGTCGAACCGGCAGATCGCCCACGAACTGGATCTGAACGAGGACGATGTCCAGGTCATGGCCGAACAGGTGCGCTCCGGCCTCGTGGCCAAGATGCCGGCCGTGAGGCTGGAGGGCACGGTCGAGGCCGATGAGGTTTATGTCGTCGCCGGGCACAAGGGCAATCCGGCCGCCGTCGCCAAAAAAACCGGTCTGGGCGGCGCCGTCGCCTGA